A single region of the Rhizophagus irregularis chromosome 27, complete sequence genome encodes:
- a CDS encoding uncharacterized protein (SECRETED:cutsite_SKA-QP; SECRETED:prob_0.8996); SECRETED:SignalP(1-24) has protein sequence MIMKIKILIFLIISISSIFKTSKAQPSIIDATLKENWCKSTIEVCESICRSRNTVPAVDQCTGLNLLENCLCTDGYAPTLTNYENTVSYYLCEYNRPSGPCVNSCFLGTPDCIKLNNNKSPSNIGNTKTATNGGPNNTGGPAKGPIAGGPAKGPGGAPPGGAPGDAPGGAPPGGAPGGAPGGAPGAAPPGGAPGGAPGAAPGAAPGAAPGAAPPGGAPGGAPGAAPPGGAPGAAPGAAPPGGGATPPAGPGKVPGGKVPGPPAGEPGGKVPSNEPTAPLPPGDGKIPSTSSGNPSSGTDNPNNPNNPSGKIPNEDQNSNNKNVTIAIGVSATLSSMIIAIILVIWFRRKRNKTQSGGHFFDTITRNIGNAFSSNGGNSTSSEEKRISVLKSGLIKGNNSKTNSSGNYSTESSNLAVREPSNNEVIDFDNRRTSGGIFITKTHSISVQHDNDYFGTSSLSNLSSANSFVSMDNTTKSRNRSSFTSNNTKSINSVENLNFNYTTNNMNNKYSSSDSGYLANSSNLNTSSEDDNFLNIITF, from the exons atgataatgaaaattaaaatattaatatttttaataatttcaatatccTCAATATTCAAAACTAGTAAAGCACAAC caAGTATAATAGATGcaacattaaaagaaaattggtGTAAATCTACAATTGAAGTATGTGAATCAATATGTAGAAGTAGAAATACAGTACCAGCAGTAGATCAATGTACAGGATTAAATTTACTAGAAAATTGTTTATGCACAGATGGTTACGCTCCAACATTaactaattatgaaaatacGGTATCATACTACTTATGTGAATATAATAGACCATCTGGTCCTTGCGTAAATTCTTGTTTCTTGGGTACTCCAGattgcataaaattaaataataataaatcaccCAGTAATATTGGTAATACAAAAACAGCTACTAATGGAGGTCCTAATAATACCGGAGGTCCCGCTAAAGGTCCAATTGCTGGGGGCCCCGCTAAAGGTCCAGGTGGTGCTCCACCAGGTGGTGCTCCAGGTGATGCCCCAGGTGGTGCTCCACCAGGTGGTGCTCCGGGTGGTGCTCCAGGTGGTGCTCCAGGTGCTGCTCCACCAGGTGGTGCTCCAGGTGGTGCTCCAGGTGCTGCTCCAGGTGCTGCTCCAGGTGCTGCTCCAGGTGCTGCTCCACCAGGTGGTGCTCCAGGTGGTGCTCCAGGTGCTGCTCCACCAGGTGGTGCTCCAGGTGCTGCTCCAGGTGCTGCTCCACCGGGTGGTGGTGCTACTCCACCTGCTGGACCAGGTAAAGTTCCAGGTGGTAAGGTACCTGGTCCTCCCGCTGGAGAACCGGGTGGTAAGGTACCGTCTAATGAACCAACAGCGCCACTTCCACCTGGTGATGGTAAAATACCGAGTACTTCATCAG GTAATCCTTCATCTGGTACAGATAATCCTAATAATCCCAATAATCCCTCAGGAAAAATACCTAATGAAgatcaaaattcaaataataaaaatgttacaatAGCGATTGGAGTAAGCGCAACATTATCATCAATGATAATAgcaataatattagtaatatggTTTAGACGTAAACGTAATAAAACACAATCAGGAGGACATTTCTTTGATACTATAACAAGAAATATTGGAAATGCTTTTAGTAGTAATGGTGGTAATTCAACATCATcggaagaaaaaagaatatcagTATTAAAATCTGGATTAATTAAAGGCAATAATTCTAAAACTAATAGTAGTGGTAATTATTCAACGGAATCATCAAATTTAGCAGTAAGAGAACCTAGTAATAATGAAGTTATTGATTTTGATAATAGAAGAACTAGTGGtggtatttttattactaaaactCATTCTATTAGTGTACAACATGACAATGATTATTTTGGTACTAGTTCTTTAAGTAATCTAAGTTCCGCCAATAGTTTTGTTTCAATGGATAATACAACAAAATCTCGTAATAGAAGTAGTTTTACTTCTAATAATACCAAATCTATTAATAgtgttgaaaatttaaattttaattatactactaataatatgaataataaatatagtagtAGCGATAGTGGTTATTTGGCTAATAGTAGTAATTTGAACACTTCTAGTGAAGATGATAATTTTCTCAATATAAtcactttttaa
- a CDS encoding FK506-binding protein 2B: MKMRQNIIILFFIAIVCLTCYFVDAKEPPKTLQVGIKNRISDGICRKRSKNGDSLSVHYTGTLFEDGKEFDSSLPRGTPFTFTLGAGHVIKGWDQGLVGMCIGEKRRIIIPSDLAYGPRGSPPLIPADAALVFDVELVAIGKNRYEL; this comes from the exons atgaaaatgagacaaaatataataatcttgTTTTTCATAGCTATTGTTTGTTTGACATGTTATTTCGTTGATGCTAAAGAACCTCCAAAAACTTTGCAAGTTG GCATTAAGAATCGTATTTCCGACGGAATTTGTCGTAAGAGATCTAAGAATGg aGATTCCTTATCCGTTCACTACACAGGAACTTTATTCGAAGATGGTAAAGAATTTGATTCTAGCTTACCTCGCGGTACACCTTTCACATTTACCTTGGGTGCTGGACATGTTATTAAAG GTTGGGATCAAGGTTTAGTCGG aaTGTGCATTGGAGAAAAACGTAGAATAATTATTCCTTCCGATTTGGCCTATGGTCCAAGAGGCAGCCCACCACTCATTCCTG cGGATGCCGCTCTTGTATTCGATGTTGAGTTGGTTGCAATCGGAAAGAATAGATATGAGCTTTAA